A single genomic interval of Pyrus communis chromosome 5, drPyrComm1.1, whole genome shotgun sequence harbors:
- the LOC137733421 gene encoding deSI-like protein At4g17486, protein MAEVVLHIYDVTNSGSDKTNSTILQINKIFKDGIGLGGIFHSAVQVYGEDEWSFGYCEQGSGVFSCPSGKNPMYTYRESIVLGTTDCSIFKVNQILRELSREWPGYSYDLLAKNCNHFCDELCERLGVPKLPGWVNRFAHAGDAAMEVAGNTAVRFRQAKTEIVTASKVAYRFLVGVTNNATASPESAGNSNRGAPRFQAAWFKNLITTGAKPSSSSDLETKEEDALRQHQQPDAEPPLQQNSRTWQSM, encoded by the exons ATGGCGGAGGTGGTGCTGCATATATACGATGTGACGAATAGTGGATCGGACAAGACGAATAGCACCATTCTGCAGATCAACAAGATCTTCAAAGACGGTATCGGCCTCGGCGGCATCTTCCACAGCGCCGTTCAG GTTTATGGTGAGGATGAATGGTCATTTGGGTATTGTGAACAAGGATCTGGTGTGTTTAGTTGCCCTTCTGGAAAAAATCCAATGTACACATATCGTGAAAGCATCGTCCTTGGGACAACAGATTGTTCGATCTTCAAGGTTAACCAAATCTTGAGGGAACTCAGTAGAGAGTGGCCTGGGTATTCGTATGACCTGTTAGCAAAAAACTGCAATCACTTTTGTGATGAGCTTTGTGAAAGGCTTGGGGTGCCAAAGCTTCCAG GTTGGGTTAATCGTTTTGCGCATGCTGGTGATGCTGCTATGGAAGTTGCAGGAAACACTGCAGTACGG TTTAGACAAGCGAAGACAGAGATTGTTACAGCTAGCAAAGTAGCATATCGTTTCCTTGTGGGTGTTACTAATAACGCCACAGCTTCTCCCGAGTCTGCAGGAAATTCAAACAGAGGTGCTCCTAGATTTCAAGCAGCTTGGTTTAAAAACCTAATCACCACAGGAGCAAAGCCATCTAGTAGTTCAGATCTCGAGACCAAGGAAGAAGATGCACTCCGGCAGCACCAGCAACCAGACGCAGAGCCGCCGCTGCAGCAGAATTCTAGGACATGGCAAAGTATGTAA
- the LOC137733422 gene encoding uncharacterized protein — protein MDNMECNKLQPVVRKVKKKQVKDELDRQKQAEKKKRRLEKALATSAAIISELEKKKQKKKEEQQRLDEEGAAIAEAVALHVLLGEEDSDETCEIVLNKDQVFNRWSCPGDADLFMGGRRARFPYQDSAKCSLERIGWVSSAYRSGYKLGGIGNSEWSLSSGPYGREYPESFCEDGGWGTTGFAAGLIAAQAVSSLRIAEDAHEGTLVLDGMLRR, from the coding sequence ATGGATAACATGGAGTGTAATAAATTGCAACCTGTTGTGAGAAAAGTTAAGAAAAAGCAGGTGAAGGACGAATTGGATCGTCAAAAGCAGgctgagaaaaagaagaggCGCTTGGAGAAAGCCCTTGCTACTTCAGCAGCCATCATTTCTGaactagaaaagaaaaaacagaagaagaaagaagagcaaCAGAGGCTTGATGAAGAAGGTGCTGCAATTGCCGAGGCTGTTGCGTTGCATGTCCTACTTGGTGAAGAAGACTCAGATGAAACATGTGAAATTGTTCTGAACAAAGATCAAGTGTTCAATCGTTGGAGTTGTCCTGGCGACGCTGACCTATTTATGGGTGGAAGGAGGGCACGCTTTCCTTATCAAGACTCTGCAAAGTGTTCACTCGAAAGGATTGGGTGGGTGTCCAGTGCTTACAGATCGGGATACAAGTTGGGCGGCATAGGGAACAGTGAATGGTCGCTCTCTTCTGGGCCTTATGGAAGAGAGTACCCTGAATCATTTTGTGAGGATGGAGGTTGGGGTACCACCGGATTTGCAGCTGGGCTCATTGCGGCGCAGGCTGTTTCATCTCTACGGATCGCAGAGGATGCACATGAAGGCACGCTAGTGCTCGATGGAATGCTAAGACGGTAG